A genomic stretch from Streptomyces sp. QL37 includes:
- a CDS encoding prephenate dehydrogenase has translation MRTALVIGTGLVGTSAALALAGRGVQVHLVDRDPSSARTAAALGAGTDEAPEGPVDLAIIAVPPAHTASVLATAMRDGIARAYLDVASVKGGPRRELEALGVDLTPYIGTHPMAGKERSGPLAATADLFEGRPWVLTPTRETDTEVLNLALELVALCRAVPVVMDADAHDRAVALVSHTPQLISSMVAARLEEADETAVRLCGQGIRDVTRIAASDPRMWVEILSANPGPVADVLAGVASDLDETVRALRGLQSADEEKRRTGTEGIEDVLRRGNAGRVRVPGKHGAAPASYEIVAVLISDRPGELASIFADAGRAGVNIEDVRIEHATGQQAGLVQLMVEPSAAPALSAALSERGWSIRP, from the coding sequence GTGAGAACCGCCCTCGTCATCGGAACCGGACTGGTCGGCACCTCCGCCGCCCTCGCCCTCGCGGGGCGCGGCGTCCAGGTGCACCTCGTCGACCGCGACCCGTCCTCGGCGCGGACCGCCGCCGCGCTCGGCGCCGGCACGGACGAGGCGCCCGAGGGCCCCGTCGACCTGGCGATCATCGCCGTGCCGCCCGCCCACACCGCGTCCGTGCTGGCCACGGCCATGCGGGACGGGATCGCGCGCGCCTACCTCGACGTCGCCAGCGTCAAGGGCGGCCCGCGCCGTGAGCTGGAGGCGCTCGGCGTCGACCTCACGCCGTACATCGGCACGCACCCCATGGCCGGCAAGGAGCGCTCCGGGCCTCTCGCGGCGACCGCCGACCTCTTCGAGGGGCGCCCCTGGGTCCTCACACCGACCCGGGAGACGGACACCGAGGTCCTCAACCTCGCCCTGGAACTGGTCGCGCTCTGCCGGGCCGTCCCGGTCGTCATGGACGCCGACGCCCACGACCGAGCCGTCGCCCTGGTCTCCCACACCCCCCAGCTGATCTCGTCGATGGTCGCCGCCCGGCTGGAGGAGGCCGACGAGACCGCCGTACGTCTGTGCGGCCAGGGGATCAGGGACGTCACCCGCATCGCGGCCTCCGACCCCCGGATGTGGGTGGAGATCCTCTCCGCCAACCCCGGCCCGGTCGCCGACGTCCTGGCGGGCGTCGCCTCCGACCTGGACGAGACGGTACGGGCGCTGCGCGGCCTGCAGTCCGCCGACGAGGAGAAGCGCCGCACGGGCACCGAGGGCATCGAGGACGTCCTGCGGCGCGGCAACGCGGGCCGGGTCAGGGTCCCGGGCAAGCACGGGGCGGCCCCGGCGTCGTACGAGATCGTCGCCGTGCTCATCAGCGACCGGCCGGGCGAGCTGGCGTCGATCTTCGCCGACGCGGGGCGGGCCGGCGTCAACATCGAGGACGTCCGCATCGAGCACGCCACCGGCCAGCAGGCCGGACTGGTCCAGCTGATGGTCGAGCCGAGCGCCGCACCCGCGCTGAGCGCGGCCCTCAGCGAACGGGGCTGGTCGATCCGCCCGTGA
- the cmk gene encoding (d)CMP kinase, producing the protein MSTPVETVSAAARTAPAAVIVAIDGPSGTGKSSTSKAVAAQLGLSYLDTGAQYRAITWWMLNNGIDVQNPAEIATAAAKPVIVSGTDPSAPTITVDGEDASGPIRTQEVTSKVSAVSAVPEVRALITELQRSIAKEAERGIVVEGRDIGTTVLPDADIKIFLTASPEARAARRSGEVKGSDLAATREALIKRDAADSGRKTSPLAKAGDAVEVDTTDLTLGQVIECVVTLVGEKQAAK; encoded by the coding sequence GTGTCCACCCCCGTGGAAACCGTAAGCGCCGCCGCCCGGACCGCCCCGGCCGCAGTGATCGTCGCCATCGACGGTCCCTCCGGCACCGGCAAGTCGAGCACCTCCAAGGCCGTCGCCGCCCAGCTCGGCCTGAGCTACCTGGACACCGGCGCCCAGTACCGGGCGATCACGTGGTGGATGCTGAACAACGGCATCGACGTGCAGAACCCGGCCGAGATCGCCACGGCCGCCGCCAAGCCGGTCATCGTCTCCGGCACGGACCCGTCCGCCCCGACCATCACCGTCGACGGCGAGGACGCCTCGGGCCCCATCCGTACCCAGGAGGTCACCTCCAAGGTCAGCGCCGTCAGCGCCGTGCCCGAGGTACGCGCCCTGATCACCGAACTCCAGCGCTCGATCGCCAAGGAGGCCGAGCGGGGCATCGTCGTCGAGGGCCGTGACATCGGCACCACCGTGCTGCCCGACGCCGACATCAAGATCTTCCTGACCGCCTCCCCGGAGGCGCGCGCCGCCCGCCGCAGCGGCGAGGTCAAGGGCTCCGACCTGGCCGCCACGCGGGAGGCGCTGATCAAGCGGGACGCCGCCGACTCCGGCCGCAAGACCTCGCCGCTGGCGAAGGCCGGTGACGCCGTCGAGGTGGACACCACCGACCTGACTCTCGGGCAGGTCATCGAGTGCGTCGTCACCCTCGTCGGGGAGAAGCAGGCCGCGAAGTGA
- a CDS encoding lysophospholipid acyltransferase family protein, with protein sequence MTEAIAAPTPRGAAVGRGIGIGLMYGLFRPRVLGAWRVPTTGPVILAVNHAHNLDGPMLMGTAPRPVHFLIKKEAFVGPLDPFLRGIGQLKVDRTTVDRNAITQALGVLDDGGVLGIFPEGTRGEGDFASLRAGLAYFAVRGGAPIVPVAVLGSTERRGRLISALPPLRSRVDVVFGDAFQAGDGSGRRTRKALDEATLRIQGELTAHLENARRLTGRPVRT encoded by the coding sequence GTGACCGAAGCCATCGCCGCGCCGACGCCGCGCGGAGCGGCCGTCGGGCGCGGGATCGGCATCGGGCTCATGTACGGGCTGTTCAGGCCCCGTGTGCTCGGAGCGTGGCGCGTCCCCACCACGGGACCCGTCATACTCGCGGTGAACCACGCGCACAATCTCGACGGACCGATGCTGATGGGCACCGCGCCCCGGCCCGTCCACTTCCTGATCAAGAAGGAGGCGTTCGTCGGCCCCCTCGACCCGTTCCTCCGCGGAATCGGGCAGCTGAAGGTGGACCGTACGACCGTCGACCGCAACGCCATCACGCAGGCACTCGGCGTGCTGGACGACGGCGGGGTCCTCGGGATCTTCCCCGAGGGCACCAGGGGCGAGGGCGACTTCGCCTCCCTGCGCGCGGGGCTCGCGTACTTCGCGGTGCGCGGCGGGGCGCCGATCGTCCCCGTCGCGGTCCTGGGAAGCACGGAGCGCCGCGGACGGTTGATATCAGCACTGCCTCCGTTGCGGAGCAGGGTCGACGTCGTCTTCGGCGACGCCTTCCAGGCCGGTGACGGCAGCGGCCGGCGTACGAGGAAGGCGCTGGACGAGGCGACTCTCCGGATCCAGGGAGAGCTGACCGCGCACCTGGAGAACGCCAGGCGCCTCACCGGGCGCCCGGTCAGGACTTGA